One Stigmatopora nigra isolate UIUO_SnigA chromosome 1, RoL_Snig_1.1, whole genome shotgun sequence DNA segment encodes these proteins:
- the cybb gene encoding NADPH oxidase 2 isoform X2: MHALSWARAPAACLNFNCMLILLPVCRNLLSFMRGSIQFCSRTAARQLDRNITFHKLVAYMIAFHTAVHIVAHLFNFEYFMDAQLDRNSSLLPFVLSEIGNDHNVSFLNPIRSNETNPTIVMFTTIAGVTGVVITLSLILIITSSMEVIRRSYFEVFWYTHHLFVLFFIGLVFHGFGRIVRGQTSASLKTNNPLVCADHFDEWGKNRTDCAVPVFAGNPPMTWKWIVGPMILYVCERLVRIYRSHQKVVITKVVMHPSKTLELQMKRKGFHMEVGQYVFIQCPSVSRLEWHPFTLTSAPEEDFFSAHVRIVGDWTQALYEACGGDKTETQEAWKLPKVAIDGPFGTASEDVFRYEVVMLVGAGIGVTPFASILKSVWYKRIQNQDVFTRKIYFYWLCPETQAFEWFADLLQSLEAQMAAKSVTDFLSYNIYLTRWKEEEAAHFWVHHEAENDPITGLKQKTLYGKPNWDSEFTSIASNHPGTKVGVFLCGPPQLGQSLEKQCLSHSEADVKFIFNKENF; this comes from the exons ATG CATGCTCTGTCATGGGCTCGAGCTCCAGCCGCCTGCCTCAACTTCAACTGCATGCTCATCCTGTTACCCGTCTGCAGGAACCTACTCTCCTTCATGCGTGGCTCCATCCAG TTCTGCAGCCGCACGGCCGCTCGCCAATTGGACCGAAACATCACCTTCCACAAACTGGTGGCATATATGATCGCTTTCCACACAG CCGTGCATATTGTTGCACATTTGTTCAACTTTGAGTATTTCATGGACGCTCAGTTGGACCGCAACAGCAGCCTTCTGCCTTTTGTTCTGTCGGAAATCGGCAATGATCACAACGTATCCTTCCTCAACCCAATTAGGTCCAACGAAACG AACCCAACAATTGTCATGTTCACCACCATTGCCGGCGTAACGGGTGTGGTGATCACATTGtccctcatcctcatcatcacttCCTCAATGGAGGTCATCCGCCGCTCCTATTTTGAGGTCTTCTGGTACACCCACCACCTTTTTGTCCTGTTTTTCATCGGactggtattccatggctttgG GAGGATTGTACGAGGACAGACATCTGCCagcctaaaaacaaacaacccacTGGTGTGTGCAGACCACTTTGacgaatggggaaaaaataggaCCGATTGTGCGGTTCCAGTGTTTGCTGGGAATCCACCAATG acCTGGAAGTGGATTGTCGGACCCATGATCTTGTACGTTTGCGAGAGGCTCGTTCGCATCTATCGATCTCACCAAAAAGTGGTTATCACTAAG GTTGTGATGCATCCTTCAAAAACTCTGGAGCTACAAATGAAGAGGAAAGGTTTCCACATGGAAGTCGGCCAGTACGTCTTCATCCAGTGCCCATCGGTCTCCAGGCTGGAGTGGCACCCGTTCACCCTCACTTCAGCCCCGGAGGAAGACTTCTTCAGTGCCCATGTTCGAATTGTTGGGGACTGGACTCAGGCGTTGTACGAAGCCTGCGGTGGAGACAAAACCGAGACTCAGGAAGCTTGGAAACTGCCCAA GGTGGCCATTGACGGGCCCTTTGGTACTGCCAGTGAGGACGTGTTCCGGTATGAGGTGGTCATGCTGGTGGGGGCGGGAATTGGTGTGACTCCTTTCGCATCGATACTGAAGTCTGTATGGTACAAGCGCATCCAGAACCAGGATGTCTTTACCAGAAAG ATCTACTTCTACTGGCTTTGTCCGGAGACTCAGGCCTTTGAGTGGTTTGCGGACTTGCTTCAGTCTCTAGAGGCCCAGATGGCTGCAAAGAGTGTGACGGACTTCTTGAGCTATAATATATACCTCACCCGCTGGAAGGAGGAAGAG GCCGCTCACTTCTGGGTGCACCACGAGGCGGAAAATGACCCAATAACAGGGCTCAAGCAGAAGACTCTTTACGGGAAGCCTAACTGGGATAGTGAGTTTACCAGCATCGCGTCAAATCATCCTGG AACCAAAGTGGGAGTGTTTCTGTGTGGACCCCCACAGTTGGGCCAGTCGCTGGAGAAACAGTGTTTGTCACACTCAGAAGCTGACGTCAAATTCATCTTTAATAAAGAAAACTTTTAA
- the cybb gene encoding NADPH oxidase 2 isoform X1: protein MGNLAANEGLSIFVILVWLGINAFLFVHFYMAFLVDKWFYTRVLLGHALSWARAPAACLNFNCMLILLPVCRNLLSFMRGSIQFCSRTAARQLDRNITFHKLVAYMIAFHTAVHIVAHLFNFEYFMDAQLDRNSSLLPFVLSEIGNDHNVSFLNPIRSNETNPTIVMFTTIAGVTGVVITLSLILIITSSMEVIRRSYFEVFWYTHHLFVLFFIGLVFHGFGRIVRGQTSASLKTNNPLVCADHFDEWGKNRTDCAVPVFAGNPPMTWKWIVGPMILYVCERLVRIYRSHQKVVITKVVMHPSKTLELQMKRKGFHMEVGQYVFIQCPSVSRLEWHPFTLTSAPEEDFFSAHVRIVGDWTQALYEACGGDKTETQEAWKLPKVAIDGPFGTASEDVFRYEVVMLVGAGIGVTPFASILKSVWYKRIQNQDVFTRKIYFYWLCPETQAFEWFADLLQSLEAQMAAKSVTDFLSYNIYLTRWKEEEAAHFWVHHEAENDPITGLKQKTLYGKPNWDSEFTSIASNHPGTKVGVFLCGPPQLGQSLEKQCLSHSEADVKFIFNKENF from the exons CATGCTCTGTCATGGGCTCGAGCTCCAGCCGCCTGCCTCAACTTCAACTGCATGCTCATCCTGTTACCCGTCTGCAGGAACCTACTCTCCTTCATGCGTGGCTCCATCCAG TTCTGCAGCCGCACGGCCGCTCGCCAATTGGACCGAAACATCACCTTCCACAAACTGGTGGCATATATGATCGCTTTCCACACAG CCGTGCATATTGTTGCACATTTGTTCAACTTTGAGTATTTCATGGACGCTCAGTTGGACCGCAACAGCAGCCTTCTGCCTTTTGTTCTGTCGGAAATCGGCAATGATCACAACGTATCCTTCCTCAACCCAATTAGGTCCAACGAAACG AACCCAACAATTGTCATGTTCACCACCATTGCCGGCGTAACGGGTGTGGTGATCACATTGtccctcatcctcatcatcacttCCTCAATGGAGGTCATCCGCCGCTCCTATTTTGAGGTCTTCTGGTACACCCACCACCTTTTTGTCCTGTTTTTCATCGGactggtattccatggctttgG GAGGATTGTACGAGGACAGACATCTGCCagcctaaaaacaaacaacccacTGGTGTGTGCAGACCACTTTGacgaatggggaaaaaataggaCCGATTGTGCGGTTCCAGTGTTTGCTGGGAATCCACCAATG acCTGGAAGTGGATTGTCGGACCCATGATCTTGTACGTTTGCGAGAGGCTCGTTCGCATCTATCGATCTCACCAAAAAGTGGTTATCACTAAG GTTGTGATGCATCCTTCAAAAACTCTGGAGCTACAAATGAAGAGGAAAGGTTTCCACATGGAAGTCGGCCAGTACGTCTTCATCCAGTGCCCATCGGTCTCCAGGCTGGAGTGGCACCCGTTCACCCTCACTTCAGCCCCGGAGGAAGACTTCTTCAGTGCCCATGTTCGAATTGTTGGGGACTGGACTCAGGCGTTGTACGAAGCCTGCGGTGGAGACAAAACCGAGACTCAGGAAGCTTGGAAACTGCCCAA GGTGGCCATTGACGGGCCCTTTGGTACTGCCAGTGAGGACGTGTTCCGGTATGAGGTGGTCATGCTGGTGGGGGCGGGAATTGGTGTGACTCCTTTCGCATCGATACTGAAGTCTGTATGGTACAAGCGCATCCAGAACCAGGATGTCTTTACCAGAAAG ATCTACTTCTACTGGCTTTGTCCGGAGACTCAGGCCTTTGAGTGGTTTGCGGACTTGCTTCAGTCTCTAGAGGCCCAGATGGCTGCAAAGAGTGTGACGGACTTCTTGAGCTATAATATATACCTCACCCGCTGGAAGGAGGAAGAG GCCGCTCACTTCTGGGTGCACCACGAGGCGGAAAATGACCCAATAACAGGGCTCAAGCAGAAGACTCTTTACGGGAAGCCTAACTGGGATAGTGAGTTTACCAGCATCGCGTCAAATCATCCTGG AACCAAAGTGGGAGTGTTTCTGTGTGGACCCCCACAGTTGGGCCAGTCGCTGGAGAAACAGTGTTTGTCACACTCAGAAGCTGACGTCAAATTCATCTTTAATAAAGAAAACTTTTAA
- the LOC144197590 gene encoding dynein light chain Tctex-type 3-like gives MEEYHNESSFNTEEVDNIVKECIENIVGKDDYNQNLVNKWTSAIVERCLTQLVKLGKHYKFIVTCALMQKTGAGLHTANSCYWDTAADGSSTVRWESRTMYCVVSVFAVAIA, from the exons ATGGAGGAATACCACAACGag AGCTCGTTCAACACTGAAGAAGTCGATAACATTGTCAAAGAG TGTATTGAGAATATAGTGGGGAAAGACGACTACAACCAGAATCTGGTGAATAAATGGACCTCCGCCATAGTGGAGCGTTGCCTTACACAGTTGGTTAAACTGGGGAAACACTACAAATTTATCG TAACATGCGCCTTGATGCAGAAAACTGGTGCCGGACTGCACACGGCAAACTCCTGTTACTGGGACACGGCTGCGGATG GGAGTTCAACTGTGAGGTGGGAAAGCCGCACCATGTACTGCGTGGTCAGCGTTTTTGCCGTCGCCATCGCGTAA